The genomic stretch acaaccagccctgccctGCGGCTTGTCAGTCCTTTGTTTGTGTCAGAGTCAGACTTTCAGGGCTTAgttaataaattaatataacTCCACCAATTCCATGCGGGAGAAGCTTTTATAAACAAAGATAAATGCACATTTGCACTACACTGTCTACTTACATTATCTGTGGTTGTTGCGTTCTGGTTTTTATTCtctttatattataattattttatttgggAGTTTCTAAATGTGTTCTTATTCTAGCTATATGCTAAGTAAAAGTGTGCTCAATTTCGTCTCATGCGTGTGAAATAATTAAGTGACTTCATGTGAATATTTGTTTGAAATATGAGGAAAGGGATCTGGGTAAATGTCAGAGTTCCTGAGCCATAcgctcactgctcttcacacagtCCCAGGGCAGTCACACCACATCACCGCTGACTTTGACTTTAACGATGTGTCAATCTGTTCAGTCACAGTCCATTGTTTCTTTTTGTGCATCGCACTTGAAATGCTTAAAATGACCTGTGTTGTGAGATTAGTCAACAGCCCGAAGACACAGCAAGGCTGCATATGATACAGGACGGTACCTTCAGATTGATCGCTGGACTATTAATGTGCATTTTCGCACTCATTTCCCTCCTGTACCACTTAGCCGGATGTGAAGAACATCTTCTCTTCATAGAGATCTTCATCTTCATCATGAAGCAGTTTGTCTGTGCTCTCTCTcttgccccccccagccacagaGAGAAGGGGTCTGTCCTGGATCTCGTCTGATTGGGAGAGGGAGAGCCCGAGTTGTTTTTCGCCAGGAATCATATAATTAGGGGCCCGTGAGACGCTTTGGCAGGTGAGTCTCTCAGGCTAAGACCCATTAAAGCTCCATCATAGCATGTCGAGGACGTAAGAGGCCCATCGGCCCTCTAAGGGACACAAcccaacctaaccctaaccccatatGCATGGGGGTCCCACTGAGGGAGTTTGTCTGGTCACTGCTATGCAGTCTCATGTCAAGGTGGAAGAGGGCAGGCCTTGGCACGAAATTACCTGAGGATCGCATGCCTGAGAAAGATACATAAACATctccaccaccagggggagtaTGCAGGTGAGGAAGGAGATGGGTCAGTGATGAAAACCATACCTGTGAGGTCACACCTGGGGATGTGATGGTCACTTGGTCACATGACGAGGTCTAACCTGTTCTGTTGACTCCCGTGCTGCTCCGCGTTTTGAAGGTCCCTGCTCTCCTGGGTTATGTAACAATACTGGTTTCCCAGACTCAGGGCCCAGAGCCAGCTatctcccctcctccccccactgaAAATAGACTATTCAGCAATTCTGTCTGCTGTTAAACAAGCATCAGCAGGGATCGAAAAGCCCCTGCAGTCGGCCGCCCCCTCTCTGACCCTGGAGAAGTGCCCCATTGCACAGTGGGGTCCTGTCCCGTTCGGTCATAACCCCtcactggcggggggggggggcagaaattaGATGGAAGGGAGTCGTCCAGCATGTCCAACATGACGCAACACTCAATCACCCCTGATGGGGCAGAGCAAAGAATCAGGCTTTGCCATTGGAGGCTGTTTTGGGAATATGTCCAATGAGAGAAGAGAGATGGCACTGGACAGTCAAACAAATGAGCTCCGCCCACTGATCACATGATGTCATGCACCAATGATGCCGCCGCAGCGGGTCACGACTCCTGGGGCTACCTGAGGTCGTCCACCGTTAGCAGAGCGGGCTCACCGACAGTAGCCCGCTTCAGCTTGGGCAGGACCACAAGCACGGCAGCGGGGAGCGTCCTGTTTATCCGCGGACTCAGGGTCAGACTTTAAGGGTGAAGGCCATGAAGAGACCCCTgaccccccctgcagacgaggggGCAGCCTGGTCCGTACTGgacactcatgcacacacaagCGCACTGTCACAACCACAGCTTACAGCGTAGCACCATAATACATACTTAATGACATGCATAAGGTGAGTTTAATAACGTTTGTAACATACAGAATCTGTATAAAACTGGCCGCTGTAATTGGCAATGCATAAATtcagttttttgttttactAAGAGTCCATATTCAGAACAATATCTGACAATGTTAAACTACAGTATAAATACAATCTTTGCACATCAAAAGCTAATAGAAGCTGAATGCTATTGAAGAGAAGCAGCTGTTCCCTCAGTTAATATCAAAACTTACTGTGAAAATGACACTGACAGCACACACCCCTATTGCTTATATaagaaaacatttataaacgttTATTAATTCACTACCCAGCATAACTTGAATGTAAAGTTGGTGCGTTTTTATACTTTTTGAGTACGATCTCTACTGCCACCCACAGCTTTGGTCATCTCATCAAAGTCTTGTGTTACATCGCCCTCTAGTGGACAAACTTCAGTATTTCACTTAATGTACTGTATGCACGAGACTTAGTTTACTGTTGCAGAACTGAGATGAATTTTCACTGACGCACTTTCAGTATTTCCAAATAATATTAGCTGGATAATGAAGACAATGCAAACCTGAGCACTGAGTGATTCCTTGTAAGCTCTCATGTAATTTCTAAGGCACTTGgactctgaatttgtaaaaaacaggaaaacagcATGTAGAAAAGCGAAGAGGGATGTAGGCCTGGAGGTATGCAAGCCTGGTTTGCAGCACAGGCGAGATTACTGGACAGTGACGATCAGCTGGACGGACTCTTGTCCACGTTATCTGGGCTTGTTACCCTGGAACCCCTTTGAAAACGGAAAGATCCCGTGTTATAAGGACATACTAGTGTGCTCATTAGTTTAGGAGAAAATCTCAGAGCCAATGGTGTCAATGCTGACGTGAAAGACATGGAGAGGAGCATTGTGGGAGATTCTCTGGAAACCTTGCATGACATTAAAATCATATTGGTTCATAGGATGCATCCTATTTTGATGTTCTATCTGTTTTTCACACAAACATCTATCCTGGACGCATAGAGTCTGTCTTTGGAACAACATGTTTAGGTTTTGAAGGGAGAGGATCTGTTTcaatatataaatgaaaattCAGAACTACATTACATACAGAGAAAACACCTGCATAATATTAAAATTTTTTGGGACAAATTTGTGCCCTtgcgctaaccctaacccctaacacaAACCCTAATCCCTAACacaaaccctaatcctaaccctaacgcctaaccctaaccctaactaaaATAGCTAGTAGCCTAAATAATGGCTATGTTTGTcactaaggggggggggcatgcaaatAGGTATCTTCAGTGGTGGTAAACAGTGCTGCTCTCCCCGTCTGTGGTGTCAGGGAGGGGCATGTCACCCCACACTGCGCACACTCACCTCTCTGGGGCCTGGTCCTCGGTGAGCTCACTGTGCATGCTGGAGACTTCCTTAGATATGCTGTCGCAGTGCTCCACGGAATCGCTTCTGCTCTCTACGGTTCGGCTGCCATGCTGCTTTAAGCAGGCGTTTATCCTCTCCAGGATGTCGATGGCGTGGTTGATGAGAAGGGCCAGCCAGGCCATTCCGAAGAATATCCAGGCCGCCACGAGGCAGCCATACCAGCTCGAGTACGTCCTGTTGGGGTTACTGTCTGAGAGGATCGTCGACGTCAAAGGGGGAGGACACGAATAACATCAATGTGAGCTAAGAAGATCATGTCATGCATGACGTATGCTAACGGGAATTAAGGTGAGCTAGTGGGGCACTCTGATACGATGAGAGCACCTCTACCTGCCACGTAGTCCCCAAAGCCGATGGTGCTCAGGGAAATGAAGCAGTAGTAGATTGCCTGAGCGTAGCTCCAACCCTCGTTCAGCGCAAATACGATCATGGGAACCACAAAGAACACAGCGGTGCCAGTCGCCAAAGACAGTAAATGGATCATCACCCTAATTGCTTGCTGTGGGAACAGAGGAGAGACTGGGATTGGTCAGGCTTCTCCATTTAGAGCCTATTGGTCAGACCCACTTCCTGTTTCACGCTACTCTGCAAACAGGTACCTGCATAACTCAACTGCAATTCtgatttaaatgtaattagatGGCAAGAAAACCTGACAGACCTTTGTTTTGACCAGATCTGTGTCCTACCTTGTATTTAGTCTTGGTCTCCATGAAGTCGCAGATGTTCCTCTCGATGGCAAGCATGTACTTTCCAACCCTGTTGAGTACCACGACATTCAGGGGGATGCCGAACAGTGCGAAGAACACACAGAAGATCTGGCCCTCCATTGTGCGGGGGCAAATGTTCCCGTAGCCTAATGCAGAAGACAAAATGAGCCTTCAAAGAGACACAAGGCAGAAGACCTGCAGAAGCGCATTaatgtgggctgggggggggggggggggagtggtaaTTTGAGGACATATCTAAGACCCTTTTTTACAGTAGCAGCCAGTAAACCTGTGCATTAAAGCTCCCCTCCCAGGATCACATGGATGCAAGTTGGTGGCAAAGCAGCATTCACTAATGATCAGATCATTGCTTCTGcattatatataaatgtaatatatCCTCGTAGGAAATGCACAGGAGCTGTTAATGCTGGGATTTATGCTTCAAAATGGGGATTAACGGGAGAAAAATCATCACTATTACCAATGTGTAAGTGTAAGCCGAAATCGAACTGGAACGAAGTACAAACAAACGGTGAGAGACGTGGAAAAGGATACAGACATGAGATGAGACATGCCCGGGTCTGTGCGGATTAACCAGTGGCGGTGGGGCAGCACAGACGCCGGCCCTGCCCTTCCTGCTCCTCGCCTCACCTATCGTCGTAATCACAGTAGCGGCGAATACGGCAGAGCTAGTGAACTTCCAGAAGCCATCCATGGTTTGGTTCATTTTCAGGCTTAGCCCAGTGGAAATGGCCCGCTGCACCACCTGAGGACGTGGGTATGGCAGGGGAGCGGGGGTTACGTTCATACATACTTTTCGATTACATTTTCGATTACATCGACTGTCACTGCTACTAAGGTCCAACAGTGTGGGTTTAAGCCCAACTACCAGGATCACAAGTTCATGTTAAGAAATCAGCCACACAAAGAAGAAGACGATGTTTGGGAGAAGAGGTCCAGCCTCGAGGCAGGCAGTCAGACATATAGCTGAAGGGAGGGTAGGGGACCAGAATGAAGGCACCGACAGAAGAAGGACCCGCTACATGTAAACAGCCAACCATGAAGCATGAAATAGGAAAGCAAGAGCGTCAGAAGGCAATAATGAGCAGGTGCTCACCTCAGTCAGGGTGTCAATGGCCTGCTGGTCCAGGCAGGGAATACTACTCAGAAGCTTGGCCCTCTCCTCCAGGAGCTGAGCTATGTTCTCCTCCACCTGGCTCCCCTCCAGCTTCCAGAAGACCACCCCTCCAATGAGAACGTACACCATGTACACAAACCCCAAAAGCAAGATGGAGGGCAAACGCATCTGGCCGGACCTCGCGAAACAGGAGCCCATGCCGGCGGTGAGGCCAGGGGCTCAGGGCTGATGCTGGGAGGGAGAGACGCCAAGGGAAGACTGTTCTGGTCTGGGAGGCAAATAGGGTCCCACCCTGATCCTGCTCTCCACCCCAACAGCCCAGCATGCAAATCACTGCTGGGATCACGGGGCAGTGCCTGTCTAGAGGCGACTCGAAGAAATCAGTGTTATCTAGCTGCAGGCTCATAGTTAGTCAAGGAAGAAATTACCTTTCTAATTACTGTCAATCACCAACTGGTATAACCCATCTCTCTTCCAACTGGGTTAAGTCAAGCAGCAACTGACAGCACATAATACTGTTATAATCATCATCGCCATGTTTATTTTTTGCTTAACTGACACTTTTGCCCAAAGCTGAACATCCTGTAATGCAGATCAGCAGACTCTCCGCAGGGGGCAGTGCACAGCAGATGGGGCGTTGCTTGTGGCTGGACTCCACATCCTCACAGCCGTGTCCTTaatcactacaccttacactgCACCTCCCAGTCCACGATATGGAGCTTCCGGCTGTACCCAGGGCTTGGTGCTGTTACCGTGGCAATGAAAAGCATGGCACGGTCCATGAACTGCTCACCATCCCTTTGGATGGGGAAAAAATCTACATACAAAATGGAGACAGAAATGGCTGCACGGGCTGATACTCTTCGGCAGGTGGTGTCATATAAGCATCCGTCTCCCCACACCCCTTCCCAATGAAACAGGACGTCCAGCTACCCAGAAATGaccccccacagcatccagcccCCTCCACTGCTGTACCTACTCCAGGTGCCGCTTACACTCCCATGCAGACAGACACTCCGGCTTTTCTATATTTCTATGTTTACCAGGTATGTATAATCCACAGCCTTTCTCTGTCCTCAGCCACATCCCTTGACCAGATTCCCTCTCAGATTCTCGTCACACGATTTACTCGATGCGAGACTGATGACGCACCCGTCTCACGCTTGCTCCAGTGCAACTCACAAGTGGATATTTCATTTGAGGAACTGAAGACGACCCTCCTGGGTCAGGAACCAACACCCTGCAGGTTGTGAACTTATGGTACATTAGGTATTAGTCATTGTCTCCTTTATTATCTTGCCTGGTACTGATCTCCAGGCTGTGTGGTTGGTCAGAATAACTTGATAAAGAAGAGAAACACAGCTCCTTCAATAGCggtttaataaaacattttcagAGGAGACCACGCTGGCTGGCGGCTGGCTGGCTGCTGGCTCAGCGCCCTGCACTGGGGACGCGGACGCTCTCCGGCCACAGAGAGCCGCAGCCACGCTTGTTTGCCTGTCTGTTGCCCCAGGTGGTTTTAATACAGCGGTTCTGAAGCAGGTGCACCCCCACACCCTACGGCAGCCATCTTGGGCAGAATGCAAATGCATTCTGGCCATAACTGGCATGGAATGCAAATCACAGAAATCATCTACACAAAAACAATACAGTGGACAGATGCAAAGCTGGTCTTTAAGACATTCATGAGCACAGAGATATTTCTGAAACGCACAGACTATTCTGCATAGGAGCTTAGCTTACAGGGGGGGCTATGGTAATGCATTTATACAGCTGGTCTTCTCGGCACATTCTTCCCGTTCAGTCTGGTGTTCACGAGCTCAGATCCCAGCCACTATCAGAGTCCACCTGGGCGGGATTGACCGAGGGATGACGAGCCTTCAGACGCCGCACTGCACTGCCTCAGATCCCTCTTCCTGCTTACCAGGGAAGCCCTCCTGGTCCCCGGCCGGGAGAACGGGCCGGAAGGCCTGCTGCAGCAGCCTGCCACCCATGTGAAGGAGCAGAGCCAGCCAGACCAAGCCCACCATGACCCAGATGCCTGCCAGGCTGCGGTACACGTATATGTAGTGCTTCTGAGGGTTGGTCCCTGCGTGGGGAGATTCCAGAGGACACATGACACGCTTGTCCATGTACAATTATGCTGCACGGTCAACGAGAACATACAACATGCTCTTTTACAGAGGCTTGCGGTGGACGTTACATAGAAAGTGAGCAATCATTTCTGTATTTATCATGTTTTAGACAGAAGAACAATCTGTGACAGTTATAAACAGCATGATTATATTCTGAACTGCTCTCCATGTAACCAACAGCTGCATTACTGTATTACTGAAACCTGGCAACCATAATTCAACT from Brienomyrus brachyistius isolate T26 chromosome 14, BBRACH_0.4, whole genome shotgun sequence encodes the following:
- the kcnk17 gene encoding potassium channel subfamily K member 17 — its product is MGSCFARSGQMRLPSILLLGFVYMVYVLIGGVVFWKLEGSQVEENIAQLLEERAKLLSSIPCLDQQAIDTLTEVVQRAISTGLSLKMNQTMDGFWKFTSSAVFAATVITTIGYGNICPRTMEGQIFCVFFALFGIPLNVVVLNRVGKYMLAIERNICDFMETKTKYKQAIRVMIHLLSLATGTAVFFVVPMIVFALNEGWSYAQAIYYCFISLSTIGFGDYVADSNPNRTYSSWYGCLVAAWIFFGMAWLALLINHAIDILERINACLKQHGSRTVESRSDSVEHCDSISKEVSSMHSELTEDQAPERGSRVTSPDNVDKSPSS